A genomic window from Chrysoperla carnea chromosome 3, inChrCarn1.1, whole genome shotgun sequence includes:
- the LOC123294830 gene encoding inositol polyphosphate 5-phosphatase OCRL isoform X1 produces MDSQSQNALVIVQSKFSWDENVKNVYIGAIISESHEQEKRILAIVEKNGSLGFFVIISTRSEPTSISDLTIERAIPIDRDFKFEIEDTEPLYRDANLIPIVIKSSKIKLNICLDSSIPASDFGTALFQYLDEIKINKHRDYSWIQKYNGIRSNMESGSLNPFNQAEVGEMDSPDIVIPRQKIAQGCVNGTARDAIFRYQMAMKENDYTHLQDISVLVATWNVNGQPPVNVSLRPWLAADATPPDVYAIGFQELDLSKETFIFNETRREEEWREAVVNSLHPGARYRQVALVRLVGMMLIVFVRYELFSYVSNVATDTVGTGIMGKMGNKGGVGIRLDLHNTSLCFVNSHLAAHTEEVERRNQDYHDIYARMSFVRPKPHTIRDHDQIYWLGDLNYRITELSAREVKERLSRGEMDSVLIADQLNQQHTQGKVLTGYTEGRITFQPTYKYDPGTDHYDTSEKARAPAWCDRILWKGKGIEQNAYRSHPELRISDHKPVSAVFTSQIRVIDVAKYRKIHEEVLKKMDKLENEFLPQVTVDRNEIFFGTVRFMEPLVQELIIANTGQVPVQFEFIKKLDDTSYCKDWLRINPYNGEIKPGEKCDIMLEVQLKSAEEELYDILVLHLNGGKDVFITVKAKCQRSSFTTPLTQLCRLGVPVAYVTPNHLQQMKNGPNLYGIPRELFLLVDHLYRHGLKTRNLFERRAIQSELIQVRDWLDSDGPDPPPTHAYVVAEALLLFLLCTPEPVIPHRLLNQCIASGPTYAHCKQIVSQLPEVERNVFLYVCLFLQELLHYSADNGADAKTLSTIFGDVLLRSPIPNPKPQASRSKAEFVHHFLVNDHSDLIAMNR; encoded by the exons ATGGATTCACAGTCACAAAATGCGCTTGTAATTGTACAATCAAAGTTTTCGTGGgatgaaaatgttaaaaat GTATATATAGGTGCGATTATTTCAGAAAGTCACGAACAAGAAAAACGAATTCTTGCAATAGTTGAAAAAAATGGATCGTTaggattttttgtaataatcagTACTCGTAGTGAGCCTACAAGTATTTCGGATTTAACTATTGAACGTGCAATTCCCATTGATcgtgattttaaatttgaaatag AAGATACCGAACCTTTATATCGGGACGCAAATTTAATTccaattgttataaaatcatcaaaaataaaattaaatatttgcctGGATTCAAGTATACCCGCGTCAGACTTTGGTACAGCATTATTTCAGTATTTAGATG aaataaaaattaataaacatcgTGATTATTCCTGGATACAGAAATATAACGGCATTCGATCCAACATGGAAAGTGGCAGCCTAAATCCTTTCAATCAGGCAGAAGTCGGAGAG atgGACTCACCGGATATTGTTATTCCACGCCAGAAAATAGCTCAGGGATGTGTGAATGGAACAGCGCGTGATGCTATTTTTCGCTATCAAATGGCTATGAAAGAAAATGATTACACTCATTTACAAGATATTAG CGTATTGGTGGCGACATGGAATGTAAATGGTCAACCTCCGGTAAATGTTTCGCTACGGCCATGGCTTGCTGCTGATGCAACGCCACCCGATGTTTATGCAATTGGTTTCCAAGAATTAGATTTAAGTAAAGAAACATTCATATTCAATGAGACACGCCGCGAAGAAGAATGGCGAGAGGCTGTTGTTAATTCATTACATCCTGGTGCTCGATACCGTCAAGTGGCTTTAGTACGCTTAGTTGGTATGATGTTAATTGTGTTTGTACGCtatgaattattttcatatgttAGCAATGTTGCTACTGACACCGTTGGAACTGGAATTATGGGAAAAATG GGCAATAAAGGAGGCGTTGGAATTCGATTAGATCTCCATAACACCTCACTATGTTTTGTAAATTCACATTTAGCTGCTCATACCGAAGAAGTTGAACGTCGTAATCAAGATTACCACGATATTTATGCTCGCATGAGTTTCGTCCGTCCAAAACCGCATACAATTCGTGATCATGATCAAATTTATTGGTTAGGAGATTTGAATTATCGTATTACTGAATTATCAGCACGTGAAGTTAAAGAACGCTTGTCACGTGGTGAAATGGATTCAGTTTTGATCGCAGATCAATTAAATCAACAACATACTCAAGGGAAAGTGTTAACTGGATATACAGAAGGTCGTATAACGTTTCAACCGACTTATAAATATGATCCCGGTACGGATCATTACGATACAAG TGAAAAAGCACGTGCGCCTGCATGGTGTGATCGAATTTTATGGAAAGGTAAAGGAATTGAACAAAATGCATATCGTAGTCATCCTGAATTGCGTATCAGTGATCATAAACCTGTTAGTGCTGTGTTTACATCTCAG attCGTGTAATTGATGTAGCAAAATATCGCAAAATTCACgaagaagttttaaaaaaaatggataaattagaaaatgaatttttaccaCAAGTCACCGTAGATCGTAATGAAATATTCTTTGGTACAGTTCGATTTATGGAACCCTTGGTCCAAGAATTAATTATTGCTAACACTGGTCAA GTTCCTGtacaatttgaatttataaaaaaattagatgataCCAGTTATTGTAAGGATTGGCTGCGAATCAATCCGTACAATGGCGAAATTAAACCAG gcGAAAAATGTGATATAATGCTAGAAGTTCAATTAAAATCAGCCGAAGAAGAATTATACGATATTCTTGTGTTGCATTTAAATGGTGGGAAAGATGTTTTTATTACAGTCAAAGCAAAATGTCAGCGTTCATCATTTACAACTCCTCTTACACAATTATGTCGACTAGGTGTACCAGTAGCTTATGTCACGCCCAACCATCTTCAACAAATG aaaAATGGTCCAAATTTATATGGAATTCCACGTGAACTATTTTTATTGGTGGATCATTTATATCGGCATGGTTTAAAAACACGTAATTTATTTGAACGTCGTGCGATACAAAGTGAGCTGATTCAAGTACGTGATTGGTTGGATTCAGATGGACCGGATCCTCCACCAACGCATGCCTATGTTGTGGCTGAAGCTTTATTGTTATTCTTGTTATGTACACCAGAACCTGTTATTCCACATCGATTACTTAATCAATGTATAGCGTCCGGTCCAACATATGCTCATTGTAAACAG attgtgTCACAATTGCCAGAAGTAGAGCGTAACGTATTTTTATACGTTTGTCTCTTTCTTCAAGAATTACTTCATTATAGTGCAGATAATGGAGCTGATGCCAAAACATTGTCAACTATTTTTGGTGATGTACTATTACGATCACCGATACCGAATCCAAAACCTCAGGCCAGTAGATCCAAAGCGGAATTTGTTCATCATTTTCTTGTCAATGACCATAGTGATTTAATTGCAATGAATCGTTAA
- the LOC123295703 gene encoding probable 39S ribosomal protein L49, mitochondrial encodes MNSRALITAQNLLFSKSFQTQIVRCGSFRASKPVGDLSQYISEYEVTNDPKEWKYVEDLLPPKIVPTPKLKDEYPSGWSMPSDAAKNHPYFIKRSKNFMQPVYLDVTYRGTKRLTSVKRIKGDIWQLENELKSYLQETKNQKLIPTYVNELSGEIKFKGDHVTAIKQWLTSKGF; translated from the exons ATGAATTCGAGAGCTCTAATTACagcacaaaatttattattttcaaaaagcttTCAAACTCAg ATTGTAAGATGTGGAAGCTTTCGTGCGTCGAAACCTGTTGGAGATTTAAGTCAATATATATCTGAGTATGAAGTTACAAATGATCCCAAAGAATGGAAATATGTTGAAGATTTATTACCACCGAAGATTGTACCAACACCAAAATTAAAAGATGAATATCCTTCAGGATGGAGTATGCCTTCAg ATGCAGCAAAAAACCatccatattttataaaacgtaGCAAAAATTTCATGCAACCAGTTTACTTAGACGTAACTTATCGTGGCACAAAACGTTTAACATCCGTGAAACGTATTAAAGGTGATATTTGGCAATTAGAGAATGAATTAAAATCGTATTTACAAgaaactaaaaatcaaaaacttataCCAACTTACGTAAATGAATTAAGCggggaaattaaatttaaagggGATCATGTGACAGCCATCAAACAATGGCTTACATCCAAAGGTTTTTAA
- the LOC123294830 gene encoding inositol polyphosphate 5-phosphatase OCRL isoform X2 codes for MDSQSQNALVIVQSKFSWDENVKNVYIGAIISESHEQEKRILAIVEKNGSLGFFVIISTRSEPTSISDLTIERAIPIDRDFKFEIDTEPLYRDANLIPIVIKSSKIKLNICLDSSIPASDFGTALFQYLDEIKINKHRDYSWIQKYNGIRSNMESGSLNPFNQAEVGEMDSPDIVIPRQKIAQGCVNGTARDAIFRYQMAMKENDYTHLQDISVLVATWNVNGQPPVNVSLRPWLAADATPPDVYAIGFQELDLSKETFIFNETRREEEWREAVVNSLHPGARYRQVALVRLVGMMLIVFVRYELFSYVSNVATDTVGTGIMGKMGNKGGVGIRLDLHNTSLCFVNSHLAAHTEEVERRNQDYHDIYARMSFVRPKPHTIRDHDQIYWLGDLNYRITELSAREVKERLSRGEMDSVLIADQLNQQHTQGKVLTGYTEGRITFQPTYKYDPGTDHYDTSEKARAPAWCDRILWKGKGIEQNAYRSHPELRISDHKPVSAVFTSQIRVIDVAKYRKIHEEVLKKMDKLENEFLPQVTVDRNEIFFGTVRFMEPLVQELIIANTGQVPVQFEFIKKLDDTSYCKDWLRINPYNGEIKPGEKCDIMLEVQLKSAEEELYDILVLHLNGGKDVFITVKAKCQRSSFTTPLTQLCRLGVPVAYVTPNHLQQMKNGPNLYGIPRELFLLVDHLYRHGLKTRNLFERRAIQSELIQVRDWLDSDGPDPPPTHAYVVAEALLLFLLCTPEPVIPHRLLNQCIASGPTYAHCKQIVSQLPEVERNVFLYVCLFLQELLHYSADNGADAKTLSTIFGDVLLRSPIPNPKPQASRSKAEFVHHFLVNDHSDLIAMNR; via the exons ATGGATTCACAGTCACAAAATGCGCTTGTAATTGTACAATCAAAGTTTTCGTGGgatgaaaatgttaaaaat GTATATATAGGTGCGATTATTTCAGAAAGTCACGAACAAGAAAAACGAATTCTTGCAATAGTTGAAAAAAATGGATCGTTaggattttttgtaataatcagTACTCGTAGTGAGCCTACAAGTATTTCGGATTTAACTATTGAACGTGCAATTCCCATTGATcgtgattttaaatttgaaatag ATACCGAACCTTTATATCGGGACGCAAATTTAATTccaattgttataaaatcatcaaaaataaaattaaatatttgcctGGATTCAAGTATACCCGCGTCAGACTTTGGTACAGCATTATTTCAGTATTTAGATG aaataaaaattaataaacatcgTGATTATTCCTGGATACAGAAATATAACGGCATTCGATCCAACATGGAAAGTGGCAGCCTAAATCCTTTCAATCAGGCAGAAGTCGGAGAG atgGACTCACCGGATATTGTTATTCCACGCCAGAAAATAGCTCAGGGATGTGTGAATGGAACAGCGCGTGATGCTATTTTTCGCTATCAAATGGCTATGAAAGAAAATGATTACACTCATTTACAAGATATTAG CGTATTGGTGGCGACATGGAATGTAAATGGTCAACCTCCGGTAAATGTTTCGCTACGGCCATGGCTTGCTGCTGATGCAACGCCACCCGATGTTTATGCAATTGGTTTCCAAGAATTAGATTTAAGTAAAGAAACATTCATATTCAATGAGACACGCCGCGAAGAAGAATGGCGAGAGGCTGTTGTTAATTCATTACATCCTGGTGCTCGATACCGTCAAGTGGCTTTAGTACGCTTAGTTGGTATGATGTTAATTGTGTTTGTACGCtatgaattattttcatatgttAGCAATGTTGCTACTGACACCGTTGGAACTGGAATTATGGGAAAAATG GGCAATAAAGGAGGCGTTGGAATTCGATTAGATCTCCATAACACCTCACTATGTTTTGTAAATTCACATTTAGCTGCTCATACCGAAGAAGTTGAACGTCGTAATCAAGATTACCACGATATTTATGCTCGCATGAGTTTCGTCCGTCCAAAACCGCATACAATTCGTGATCATGATCAAATTTATTGGTTAGGAGATTTGAATTATCGTATTACTGAATTATCAGCACGTGAAGTTAAAGAACGCTTGTCACGTGGTGAAATGGATTCAGTTTTGATCGCAGATCAATTAAATCAACAACATACTCAAGGGAAAGTGTTAACTGGATATACAGAAGGTCGTATAACGTTTCAACCGACTTATAAATATGATCCCGGTACGGATCATTACGATACAAG TGAAAAAGCACGTGCGCCTGCATGGTGTGATCGAATTTTATGGAAAGGTAAAGGAATTGAACAAAATGCATATCGTAGTCATCCTGAATTGCGTATCAGTGATCATAAACCTGTTAGTGCTGTGTTTACATCTCAG attCGTGTAATTGATGTAGCAAAATATCGCAAAATTCACgaagaagttttaaaaaaaatggataaattagaaaatgaatttttaccaCAAGTCACCGTAGATCGTAATGAAATATTCTTTGGTACAGTTCGATTTATGGAACCCTTGGTCCAAGAATTAATTATTGCTAACACTGGTCAA GTTCCTGtacaatttgaatttataaaaaaattagatgataCCAGTTATTGTAAGGATTGGCTGCGAATCAATCCGTACAATGGCGAAATTAAACCAG gcGAAAAATGTGATATAATGCTAGAAGTTCAATTAAAATCAGCCGAAGAAGAATTATACGATATTCTTGTGTTGCATTTAAATGGTGGGAAAGATGTTTTTATTACAGTCAAAGCAAAATGTCAGCGTTCATCATTTACAACTCCTCTTACACAATTATGTCGACTAGGTGTACCAGTAGCTTATGTCACGCCCAACCATCTTCAACAAATG aaaAATGGTCCAAATTTATATGGAATTCCACGTGAACTATTTTTATTGGTGGATCATTTATATCGGCATGGTTTAAAAACACGTAATTTATTTGAACGTCGTGCGATACAAAGTGAGCTGATTCAAGTACGTGATTGGTTGGATTCAGATGGACCGGATCCTCCACCAACGCATGCCTATGTTGTGGCTGAAGCTTTATTGTTATTCTTGTTATGTACACCAGAACCTGTTATTCCACATCGATTACTTAATCAATGTATAGCGTCCGGTCCAACATATGCTCATTGTAAACAG attgtgTCACAATTGCCAGAAGTAGAGCGTAACGTATTTTTATACGTTTGTCTCTTTCTTCAAGAATTACTTCATTATAGTGCAGATAATGGAGCTGATGCCAAAACATTGTCAACTATTTTTGGTGATGTACTATTACGATCACCGATACCGAATCCAAAACCTCAGGCCAGTAGATCCAAAGCGGAATTTGTTCATCATTTTCTTGTCAATGACCATAGTGATTTAATTGCAATGAATCGTTAA